From the Phyllostomus discolor isolate MPI-MPIP mPhyDis1 chromosome 7, mPhyDis1.pri.v3, whole genome shotgun sequence genome, one window contains:
- the LOC114514639 gene encoding enhancer of rudimentary homolog, producing the protein MSHTILLVQPTKRPEGRTYADYESVNECMEGVCKMYEEHLKRMNPNSPSITYDISQLFDFIDDLADLSCLVYRADTQTYQPYNKDWIKEKIYVLLRRQAQQAGK; encoded by the coding sequence ATGTCTCACACCATTTTACTGGTACAGCCTACCAAGAGGCCAGAAGGCAGAACTTATGCTGACTatgaatcagtgaatgaatgcatggaaGGTGTTTGTAAAATGTATGAAGAACATCTGAAGAGAATGAATCCCAACAGCCCCTCTATCACATATGATATCAGCCAGTTGTTTGACTTTATTGATGACCTGGCAGACCTCAGCTGTCTCGTTTACCGAGCTGATACCCAGACATACCAGCCCTATAACAAAGACTGGATTAAAGAGAAGATCTATGTGCTCCTTCGTCGGCAGGCCCAACAGGCCGGGAAATAG